In Tepidisphaeraceae bacterium, a single window of DNA contains:
- the nadA gene encoding quinolinate synthase NadA, with amino-acid sequence MALAWQQPLPPIYSELSDAELRLRIEQAREALGSKLVILGHHYQQDDIVDFADFTGDSFELSRKAADQTGIDYVVFGGVHFMAESADILTPEHVRVILPDLGAGCSMADMANLPQTEEAWAQLTETCPDQLIVPITYMNSSAAIKAFVGEHGGAVCTSSNCRNVLEWALRGGANSAALKPGQKVKILFFPDQHLGRNTAYAMGYPLDQMVVWDPRQDLGGNDEQKLIDADFVLWKGHCSVHALFRPEHIDAVRQNHPDMKVIVHPECKWEVVQKADMAGSTAYIVDQVRKAPPGTEWAIGTEVHLVNRLKNQHPEQKIVVLSDCQCLCTTMFRIDLPHVCWVLENLLEGRVVNEVKVDAHTRKWSLVALERMLSIKGTGNPLMKQQPAGTTVD; translated from the coding sequence ATGGCACTGGCATGGCAACAACCGTTACCGCCCATCTACAGCGAACTGTCCGACGCCGAACTGCGCCTGCGCATCGAGCAGGCCCGCGAGGCGCTCGGTTCGAAGTTGGTCATCCTCGGGCACCATTATCAGCAGGACGACATCGTCGACTTCGCCGACTTCACCGGCGACAGTTTCGAACTGTCCCGCAAGGCCGCCGACCAGACTGGCATCGACTACGTCGTCTTCGGTGGCGTGCACTTCATGGCCGAGTCTGCCGACATCCTGACGCCCGAACACGTGCGCGTCATCCTGCCCGACCTGGGTGCCGGTTGTTCCATGGCCGACATGGCCAACCTCCCCCAAACCGAGGAAGCCTGGGCGCAGCTGACCGAAACCTGCCCCGATCAACTGATCGTCCCCATCACCTACATGAACAGCAGCGCCGCCATCAAAGCCTTCGTCGGCGAACACGGTGGCGCCGTCTGCACCAGCAGCAATTGCCGCAACGTGCTCGAATGGGCCCTGCGCGGTGGGGCCAATTCCGCCGCCCTGAAGCCCGGCCAAAAGGTGAAGATCCTTTTCTTCCCCGACCAGCACCTGGGCCGCAACACCGCCTACGCCATGGGCTACCCGCTCGACCAGATGGTCGTCTGGGACCCCCGCCAAGACCTCGGCGGCAACGACGAACAGAAACTCATCGACGCCGACTTCGTCCTCTGGAAGGGCCACTGCTCCGTGCACGCGTTGTTCCGCCCGGAACACATCGACGCCGTCCGGCAGAACCATCCCGACATGAAGGTGATCGTCCACCCCGAGTGCAAGTGGGAGGTCGTCCAAAAGGCCGACATGGCCGGCAGCACCGCCTACATCGTCGACCAGGTCCGCAAGGCCCCGCCCGGCACCGAATGGGCCATCGGCACCGAGGTGCACCTCGTCAATCGCCTGAAAAACCAACACCCCGAGCAGAAGATCGTCGTGCTCTCCGACTGCCAGTGCCTCTGCACCACCATGTTCCGCATCGATCTGCCCCACGTCTGCTGGGTGTTGGAAAACCTGCTGGAAGGCCGCGTGGTAAACGAGGTGAAGGTGGACGCCCACACGCGCAAGTGGTCCTTGGTGGCCCTCGAGCGCATGCTGAGCATCAAGGGCACCGGCAACCCTTTAATGAAGCAGCAGCCCGCCGGCACGACGGTGGATTAG